A window from Urocitellus parryii isolate mUroPar1 chromosome 1, mUroPar1.hap1, whole genome shotgun sequence encodes these proteins:
- the LOC144254719 gene encoding olfactory receptor 2G2-like, protein MQRGVNESGPAGYILVGFSDHPRLQRVLFVTILALYLLTTLGNSAIILVSRLEPRLHTPMYFFLSHLSLLDLSFSSSVVPQLLVNLWDPFKTISYGGCVAQLCVSLALGSTECVLLAVMSYDRYVAVCRPLHYTVLMHPRLCHSLAAAAWLSGLTTTLVQSTLTLRLPFCGHRRVDHFICEVPVLIKLACVDTTFNEAELFVASVLFLVLPLSLILVSYGHIAQAVLRIRSAAGRRKAFGTCSSHLLVVTIFYGTIIFMYLQPAGSRSKDQGKFVSLFYTVVTPVLNPLIYTLRNEEVKGALKRVLEKVLGVSCT, encoded by the coding sequence ATGCAAAGGGGTGTCAACGAGAGCGGCCCAGCAGGCTACATCCTGGTGGGATTCTCGGACCACCCTCGGCTGCAGAGGGTTCTATTTGTGACCATCTTGGCCTTGTACCTGCTCACCACCTTGGGGAACTCTGCCATCATCCTGGTTTCCCGCTTGGAGCCCCGactgcacacacccatgtactttttcctctCCCACCTGTCCCTCCTGGACCTCAGCTTCAGCAGCAGTGTCGTGCCCCAGCTCCTGGTCAACTTGTGGGATCCCTTCAAAACCATCTCCTATGGCGGATGCGTGGCTCAGCTCTGCGTCTCCCTCGCACTGGGGTCCACCGAGTGTGTCctcctggctgtcatgtcctaCGATCGATACGTTGCCGTGTGCCGTCCCCTCCATTACACTGTCTTGATGCACCCCCGCCTCTGTCACTCCCTGGCGGCTGCCGCGTGGCTCAGTGGACTGACCACCACCCTAGTACAGTCCACCCTCACCCTGCGCCTGCCCTTCTGTGGGCATCGCCGCGTGGACCACTTTATCTGTGAGGTCCCCGTGCTCATCAAGCTGGCCTGTGTGGACACCACCTTCAACGAGGCTGAGCTCTTTGTGGCCAGCGTCCTGTTCCTGGTGCTGCCCCTGTCGCTCATCCTGGTGTCCTATGGCCACATCGCCCAGGCCGTGCTGAGGATCAGGTCGGCTGCTGGCAGGCGGAAGGCCTTTGggacctgctcctcccacctgctgGTGGTCACCATCTTCTATGGGACCATCATCTTCATGTACCTGCAGCCGGCCGGGAGCCGATCCAAGGACCAGGGCAAGTTTGTCTCCCTGTTCTACACAGTGGTGACGCCCGTGCTCAACCCTCTGATTTACACTCTGAGGAATGAGGAGGTTAAAGGGGCACTGAAGAGGGTCCTAGAGAAGGTCCTGGGAGTAAGCTGTACATGA